From one Drosophila subpulchrella strain 33 F10 #4 breed RU33 chromosome 3L, RU_Dsub_v1.1 Primary Assembly, whole genome shotgun sequence genomic stretch:
- the LOC119555199 gene encoding uncharacterized protein LOC119555199 → MQSNKVLFLFFGVLAIVIAVSLSSEVVDQGNDAISDRRFRWEFSEDSDEPANDSQADDGRVDESDIIISESIEYQPASSKSNESGSTEA, encoded by the exons ATGCAGTCCAACAAGGTTTTATTCCTGTTCTTCG GTGTCCTTGCCATAGTGATCGCCGTTAGTCTCTCCTCTGAAGTTGTGGACCAGGGCAACGATGCTATTAGCGATCGTCGTTTCCGTTGGGAATTCTCAGAAGATTCCGATGAGCCTGCAAATGACTCGCAAGCGGATGACGGACGCGTTGATGAATCCGACATAATCATCTCTGAGTCTATTGAATATCAACCAGCATCTTCTAAAAGTAATGAAAGCGGCTCCACTGAAGCTTAA
- the LOC119554115 gene encoding calcium channel flower isoform X1 gives MSFAEKITGLLARPNQQDPIGPEQPWYLKYGSRLLGIVAAFFAILFGLWNVFSILTLSVTCLVAGIIQMVAGFVVMLLEAPCCFVCFEQVNMIADKVDSKPLYFRAGLYIAMAIPPIILCFGLASLFGSGLIFGTGVVYGMMALGKKASSEDMRAAAQQTFGGNTPSQTNDRAGIVNNAQPFSFTGAVGTDSNV, from the exons ATG TCGTTTGCGGAAAAGATAACGGGCCTGCTGGCACGGCCGAACCAACAAGATCCAATTGGACCGGAGCAGCCCTGGTATCTCAAATATGGAAGTCGACTGCTGGGCATTGTGGCCGCTTTCT TTGCCATACTCTTCGGCCTGTGGAATGTGTTCTCTATTCTCACTCTCAGCGTTACCTGCCTGGTGGCTGGCATCATACAAATGGTGGCAGGATTTGTGGTGATGCTCCTGGAGGCGCCCTGCTGCTTCGTCTGCTTCGAGCAGGTGAACATGATCGCGGATAAGGTGGACTCCAAGCCCTTGTACTTCCGGGCCGGACTCTACATTGC caTGGCTATTCCGCCTATTATCTTGTGCTTCGGACTGGCCAGCTTATTCGGCAGTGGCCTGATCTTTGGCACTGGCGTCGTCTACGGAATGATGGCGTTAGGCAAGAA AGCGTCTTCTGAAGACATGCGGGCAGCTGCTCAACAGACCTTCGGTGGAAACACGCCCTCCCAGACCAACGATCGAGCGGGGATCGTGAACAATGCCCAGCCCTTCTCCTTCACCGGCGCCGTGGGCACAGACAGCAATGTGTGA
- the LOC119554115 gene encoding calcium channel flower isoform X2, which produces MSFAEKITGLLARPNQQDPIGPEQPWYLKYGSRLLGIVAAFFAILFGLWNVFSILTLSVTCLVAGIIQMVAGFVVMLLEAPCCFVCFEQVNMIADKVDSKPLYFRAGLYIAMAIPPIILCFGLASLFGSGLIFGTGVVYGMMALGKKASREDMAAAATSPTQMAGSQAGGQMQMGGDQHITLMEDPDVWRPT; this is translated from the exons ATG TCGTTTGCGGAAAAGATAACGGGCCTGCTGGCACGGCCGAACCAACAAGATCCAATTGGACCGGAGCAGCCCTGGTATCTCAAATATGGAAGTCGACTGCTGGGCATTGTGGCCGCTTTCT TTGCCATACTCTTCGGCCTGTGGAATGTGTTCTCTATTCTCACTCTCAGCGTTACCTGCCTGGTGGCTGGCATCATACAAATGGTGGCAGGATTTGTGGTGATGCTCCTGGAGGCGCCCTGCTGCTTCGTCTGCTTCGAGCAGGTGAACATGATCGCGGATAAGGTGGACTCCAAGCCCTTGTACTTCCGGGCCGGACTCTACATTGC caTGGCTATTCCGCCTATTATCTTGTGCTTCGGACTGGCCAGCTTATTCGGCAGTGGCCTGATCTTTGGCACTGGCGTCGTCTACGGAATGATGGCGTTAGGCAAGAA AGCTTCTCGGGAGGACATGGCCGCCGCTGCCACATCGCCCACACAGATGGCCGGCAGTCAGGCGGGCGGTCAGATGCAGATGGGCGGCGATCAGCATATCACACTCATGGAAGATCCCGACGTCTGGCGCCCCACATAA
- the LOC119555608 gene encoding zinc finger protein OZF-like isoform X1, which produces MEASLCRVCLENSAEMVNIFEETLAFGVSIANMISECTGLKVERSELGSPTICPSCLKDARKAFEIKKVYERSTLLYSQSKKSKDPLEANLTKSGGGSLLAVSPVREEVAEDMHAVEEPCVSQCQVKNEPLEEGVFEEEKGPILECDFKVDEGEGSLQVDGIGNNKANLKREYKCRYCPRTFAFKSVVKRHLRVHSVNGKRQCPYCLKYFVRVSSLNTHLLLHTDRPVFKCSQCPKSYFKKARLDHHLQVHARSFNCSHCTKKFAKDSTLQKHLKVHSGGRFLNCTQCPKAYSQSKSLRDHLKKHLTHSLKTCLKRGANKIYLRSTAPERPLVCTQCSKAFRNKYYFKAHLQLHKGESPFKCSHCSKNFVTLSSLQIHLRTHTGEKPFKCSHCPKGFTQASALKVHIRTHTGEKPFKCNHCSKTFACLSGLNAHMRTVTGEKPFKCSHCSKGFSQAANLKIHIRIHTGEKPFKCTHCSKAFVAQSNLIQHNRTHKKSLTQTTEVKKHNWSHEGE; this is translated from the coding sequence ATGGAGGCGTCATTATGCAGGGTTTGCCTGGAAAATAGCGCCGAAATGGTCAACATATTTGAGGAGACGCTTGCATTTGGAGTTTCCATTGCAAATATGATATCAGAGTGCACCGGCTTGAAAGTTGAGAGAAGCGAGCTAGGTTCCCCAACGATTTGCCCTTCCTGTCTAAAAGATGCGCGAAAGGCATTCGAGATAAAGAAAGTTTACGAGCGGAGCACCCTGCTCTACTCCCAGTCAAAAAAGAGTAAGGATCCCCTGGAAGCTAACCTAACGAAAAGCGGAGGAGGATCTCTACTGGCTGTCTCTCCTGTTAGGGAGGAAGTGGCAGAAGATATGCATGCAGTGGAGGAACCATGTGTATCCCAATGCCAAGTAAAGAACGAACCACTTGAAGAGGGCGTGTTTGAAGAAGAGAAGGGTCCGATTTTAGAATGCGACTTTAAGGTTGATGAAGGGGAAGGGAGTTTGCAGGTTGACGGTATTGGGAATAACAAGGCTAACTTGAAGCGAGAATATAAGTGCCGATATTGCCCCAGAACTTTTGCTTTTAAGTCAGTTGTAAAGCGTCACCTACGAGTGCATTCAGTTAATGGAAAACGCCAGTGTCCTTACTGTCTGAAGTACTTTGTTCGGGTCTCAAGTCTTAACACACACTTGCTTCTCCACACAGATCGTCCAGTTTTCAAATGTTCCCAATGTccaaaaagttattttaagAAGGCACGTCTTGATCACCATTTGCAAGTACACGCAAGATCGTTCAACTGCTCTCACTGTACAAAGAAGTTTGCGAAGGACTCGACTCTTCAAAAGCACTTAAAAGTTCACTCGGGAGGTCGGTTTCTTAATTGTACCCAATGCCCAAAGGCTTATAGCCAAAGTAAATCGCTTCGGGATCATCTAAAAAAGCACTTAACCCACTCCTTAAAGACTTGTTTAAAACGGGGTGCTAACAAGATATACCTGAGAAGTACCGCACCAGAGAGACCGCTTGTGTGTACTCAGTGCTCAAAAGCCTttagaaataaatattatttcaagGCACACCTGCAACTACATAAAGGAGAAAGTCCGTTTAAGTGTTCCCATTGCTCGAAGAATTTTGTAACACTTTCGAGCTTGCAGATTCACTTGCGAACACACACCGGCGAAAAACCGTTCAAGTGTTCCCACTGCCCAAAGGGTTTTACCCAGGCATCGGCTCTTAAGGTACACATACGAACCCACACGGGTGAAAAGCCGTTTAAATGCAATCACTGCTCAAAGACTTTTGCATGTCTTTCAGGTCTTAACGCCCACATGCGAACGGTCACAGGCGAAAAACCATTCAAGTGTTCCCACTGCTCAAAGGGTTTTAGCCAGGCAGCGAATCTTAAGATACACATACGAATCCATACGGGTGAAAAGCCGTTCAAATGTACCCATTGCTCAAAGGCTTTTGTAGCTCAGTCAAATCTTATTCAACACAATCGAACACATAAAAAGAGTCTTACCCAGACCACAGAAGTTAAGAAACACAATTGGAGTCACGAAGGAGAATGa
- the LOC119555608 gene encoding gastrula zinc finger protein XlCGF57.1-like isoform X2: MEASLCRVCLENSAEMVNIFEETLAFGVSIANMISECTGLKVERSELGSPTICPSCLKDARKAFEIKKVYERSTLLYSQSKKSKDPLEANLTKSGGGSLLAVSPVREEVAEDMHAVEEPCVSQCQVKNEPLEEGVFEEEKGPILECDFKVDEGEGSLQVDGIGNNKANLKREYKCRYCPRTFAFKSVVKRHLRVHSVNGKRQCPYCLKYFVRVSSLNTHLLLHTDRPVFKCSQCPKSYFKKARLDHHLQVHARSFNCSHCTKKFAKDSTLQKHLKVHSGGRFLNCTQCPKAYSQSKSLRDHLKKHLTHSLKTCLKRGANKIYLRSTAPERPLVCTQCSKAFRNKYYFKAHLQLHKGESPFKCSHCSKNFVTLSSLQIHLRTHTGEKPFKCSHCPKGFTQASALKVLTPTCERSQAKNHSSVPTAQRVLARQRILRYTYESIRVKSRSNVPIAQRLL, translated from the exons ATGGAGGCGTCATTATGCAGGGTTTGCCTGGAAAATAGCGCCGAAATGGTCAACATATTTGAGGAGACGCTTGCATTTGGAGTTTCCATTGCAAATATGATATCAGAGTGCACCGGCTTGAAAGTTGAGAGAAGCGAGCTAGGTTCCCCAACGATTTGCCCTTCCTGTCTAAAAGATGCGCGAAAGGCATTCGAGATAAAGAAAGTTTACGAGCGGAGCACCCTGCTCTACTCCCAGTCAAAAAAGAGTAAGGATCCCCTGGAAGCTAACCTAACGAAAAGCGGAGGAGGATCTCTACTGGCTGTCTCTCCTGTTAGGGAGGAAGTGGCAGAAGATATGCATGCAGTGGAGGAACCATGTGTATCCCAATGCCAAGTAAAGAACGAACCACTTGAAGAGGGCGTGTTTGAAGAAGAGAAGGGTCCGATTTTAGAATGCGACTTTAAGGTTGATGAAGGGGAAGGGAGTTTGCAGGTTGACGGTATTGGGAATAACAAGGCTAACTTGAAGCGAGAATATAAGTGCCGATATTGCCCCAGAACTTTTGCTTTTAAGTCAGTTGTAAAGCGTCACCTACGAGTGCATTCAGTTAATGGAAAACGCCAGTGTCCTTACTGTCTGAAGTACTTTGTTCGGGTCTCAAGTCTTAACACACACTTGCTTCTCCACACAGATCGTCCAGTTTTCAAATGTTCCCAATGTccaaaaagttattttaagAAGGCACGTCTTGATCACCATTTGCAAGTACACGCAAGATCGTTCAACTGCTCTCACTGTACAAAGAAGTTTGCGAAGGACTCGACTCTTCAAAAGCACTTAAAAGTTCACTCGGGAGGTCGGTTTCTTAATTGTACCCAATGCCCAAAGGCTTATAGCCAAAGTAAATCGCTTCGGGATCATCTAAAAAAGCACTTAACCCACTCCTTAAAGACTTGTTTAAAACGGGGTGCTAACAAGATATACCTGAGAAGTACCGCACCAGAGAGACCGCTTGTGTGTACTCAGTGCTCAAAAGCCTttagaaataaatattatttcaagGCACACCTGCAACTACATAAAGGAGAAAGTCCGTTTAAGTGTTCCCATTGCTCGAAGAATTTTGTAACACTTTCGAGCTTGCAGATTCACTTGCGAACACACACCGGCGAAAAACCGTTCAAGTGTTCCCACTGCCCAAAGGGTTTTACCCAGGCATCGGCTCTTAAG GTCTTAACGCCCACATGCGAACGGTCACAGGCGAAAAACCATTCAAGTGTTCCCACTGCTCAAAGGGTTTTAGCCAGGCAGCGAATCTTAAGATACACATACGAATCCATACGGGTGAAAAGCCGTTCAAATGTACCCATTGCTCAAAGGCTTTTGTAG